From Clostridium sp. SY8519:
GATAGACGTCATTGGGATACTGATCCGGATGGAGCCAGGCCTTAATACGGACGCTCCGATAGCCGGCCAGCAGCGTAAAGATCCCCGCCGCCCCGGCTCCGGCCACAATCAGGCCAAGAAAATGCGAATACTTCGGACTGACTACAAACATCATAATCACGGCAATGCCTGCAATGATAATCGCTGTACTTAAGTTGGTGGCCGCAATCGGAATCAGCACCGGAATCAGATAGGCCAGCACCTTCAGCACCGTGCGGAAACTGCTGATCTGCCTGGGAATTCTGCACAGTACCGACGCCAGAAAAACAATCACAGCGATTTTCGCGAACTCGGAGGGCTGAAAACTCACGCCGCCGATGTTGAGCCAGCGCTGGGAATTGTTGTAGGAAGTACCCGCTACAATTACCGCAAAGCACAGCAGAATCGAGAAAATATATGCTCCTTTTGCGATCCGTTTCCAGAACGTGTAGCGAACCTGGGAGAAAAAGAGCATAAAAACCAGGCCGATGAGCACCGAGCGCAGCTGCCGCTTCAGATAAAATGCCGCGTCGTGAAACTGGCTCATGGCCTCATAGGAGCTGACGCTGTACAGCATGACCAGACCGAACCCCACAAGGAAAATGATAAGAAACAGCAGGCTGTAGTCAAAAAATCTGGAATTGTTCACCGGGTTCCGCAATCTGCGCAGAAAATTCATGATCCATTACTCCTTTAACGCATGCACCATTTCCTTAAACATACGTCCGCGAACTTCATAATTCGGGAACATTCCCCAGCTTGCACAGGCCGGAGACAGCAATACAGTGTCTCCATTTTCTGCCGACTGATAGCAAATGTCAACCGCTTCCTGCAGAGAATCCGCGAAAACATAATCCGTAAAGCCCAGTTCCTTTGCCTCCTGTGCAATTTTCTCAGCAGTCTGGCCCAGAAGTACCAGTTTCTTCACTTTGCCGTCAAAGCTCCGGATCCATTCTTTGTAATCGGACTGTTTGTCGTATCCGCCGGCAATCAGAAGAGTCGGCCGGTCCATGGCCTGAATGCCCTTGATGGCCGCATCCGGATTGGTGCCTTTTGAGTCATTGTAAAAACGGATGCCCCGTTTTTCCGTTACATATTCAATTCTGTGCTCCACTGCCTGAAAGCTGCGGAGTACCGAGGCGATGGTATCAAAGGAAACCCCTGCGGCATGCGCCATGGCAGCTGCCGCCATGGCATTCTCATGGTTGTGACGGCCGAGAATATTCAGTTCGGTGGTTTCCACGATCCTGTTTACGGTTCCCTGTTCCGCGCAGCAGATCGTATCTCCGTCCAGATAATACCCGTCCTTCAGCACACGGGCGCTGGAAAACCAGATGATTTTCGCCTGCAGCGCATGGGCCCGGTCCCGGAGGATTTCGTCCTCATAATTCAACACACAGACATCCTCTGCTGTCTGATTTTTCGCAATGTTTAATTTTGCCCGGATATAATTTTCCATCGTATGATGCCGGTTCAGGTGATCCGGTGTAATGTTCAGCACAGCAGCCACATTGGGATGAAACTGATCAATGGTCTCCAGCTGAAAACTGCTGATTTCCGCCACGGTCACGGTATCATCGGTGGAATCGGACACTTCACTGGTATAGGGGATTCCGATATTTCCCACGACTTTCACATCTGCTCCCGACGCTTTCATAATCTCTCCCAGGAGTGAGGTTGTGGTGGTTTTTCCGTTTGTTCCGGTAATGGCAAGAATTTTACCCTTCTGACAGCGGTACCCTAATTCAATCTCTCCCCAGACCGGAATGCCCCGCTCTTTCAGCCGGAGCACCAGCGGAAGATCCGTAGGGATCCCGGGACTCAGCACCGCCAGCTGAATTCCCGCTGTCTGTTCTTCTGTAAGGCTTCCCGTGACCAGCTCCGGCTGTCTGCCGTCAAACTGCCCCAGGACCTTTTCGGTATCCAGTTCTTTATTTTCATCAAAAAGAAGCACCTGCGCCCCTTTGTCCAAAAGCAGCTTTGCCGCCGCAATTCCGCTGATGCCGGTTCCGTATACCATTGTCTTCCGATTGGTAAAATCCATGTGTTTTTCCTCCAGTGATGCACATATAGCTGCCCCCACTCCTGCAAAAGCAGGGAATGGGGGTGTTGTCCAGTCTCTTTGTCTCTGTTACAGGCGAATCAGCGCCAGAAGGCAGAGGAGAAAGGTGGCTGCCGAGAAGACTGCCACTACCTTAACCTCGGACCATCCGCCCAGTTCAAAATGATGATGAATCGGCGCCATCCGGAAGATCCGTTTTCCTCCGGTCTTTTTGAAATACGTCACCTGAATCATAACGGACAGAATCTCAATCCAGTAAATCAGTCCCACAATCAGGATATAAATCGGCATCTGCATCATATAGGCAGAGGCCGCCACAAAACCGCCCAGCGCCAGTGAGCCGGTATCTCCCATAAAGACTTTTGCCGGATAGACATTATACATCAGGAATCCCAGCAGCGCGCCGATCACTGCCGCGCACACCGGCGCGATCCCCGCGTCAAACCGCAGGGAACAGAGCAGGAAAAACGCCGCCACCGGCAGTGTCACCGTAGAAGCCAGGCCGTCCAGGCCGTCTGTAAAATTCACGCCGTTCACCGTGCCGAGAATTCCCAGAAAAAGCACGGGAACCGCAACCCAGGAAAGGCGCAGCATATTCCCTGCCGTAAAAGGGATCCGCAGCTGCAGTGAAACATGGGCCGCCAGCAGGTAAATCAGAAACAGCACGACGACGATGATCTGCAGCAGAAATTTCTGTTTTGCCTTCAGTCCGTCTTTGTCGTGTTTCACCGCTTTCAGATAATCATCCAGAAAGCCGATGACCCCAAATCCGAGGGCTACCAGCATCACCGGAAGAATTCTGGGGTATCTGTGGGCATAAATCAGCGTAACCACCAGCATGCCCGCAAGGATCATAATGCCTCCCATCGAGGGGGTTCCCATTTTTTTCTGGTGGGATTTCAGTTCTTCTCGCTCGGTATTGCCGATTTTTAACTTCTGCAGAGCCGGAATCACAAAGGGTCCCAGAACCAGAACCACAAAAAACGCGATAAATATCGGCAGAATTACCTGAACAGTCAACATAACATACTCCTTCTCGCCGCCTGACCTGCGGCTGATTATTTTTCATCTTTCTGAATATTCATATACGGCAGCACTTCCTTGAGAATCGACTTTACAATTCCCTGGGCATAGGTACTGTGGGCCTGATCGGCTGCATTCGGCTCATCCACCACGCAGTAAATTGCCACCTGGGGATTTTTCGCAGGAACCGCGCCTTCAAAGGATACCAGATAATTTCCTCTTCCACGGGGCTGTTTTTCCGCGGTACCGGTTTTTCCGGTCATGGAATACCCCTTCACTTTCGCTGTTTTGCCGGTGCCCTTCGGGCCTGTTACTTCCTGAAGATAGGAAATCAGCTTCTTCGAAGTGGATTCGGACACTGTCTTCCGCAGCAGGGTGGCATCCTTCGTCTCCACCACATTTTCCTTGTCGTCCTCAATCTTGGATACCATGTGGGGCTGATAGTAATTGCCGCCGTTCACCAGGGAACAGTAGGCGGAAATCACCTGAACCATCGTAACGTTGAAGTTCTGCCCGAAGGAATTGGTGGCCAGATTGATCTTGTTTAATTCCTGCTCGGAATACAGCAGGGAATCTGTCCGGGCTTCCCCCGGCAGGTCAATATTCGTTTTCAGGCCGAAATTAAACACATGCTGGTATTTCGAAAAGGTCTTTGCCCCCAGCGTCAGCCCGATATCCATCAGCGATACGTTGCAGGAATCCCGCAGCGCGTGGGCAATCGTCTCCGTCCCGTGGCCGGAGCGGTTATCACAGTGAATCTGCTCCCCGCTGATGGTCTTTACCCCGCTGCAGTAATAGGTCTCATTGCCGGTAAGCTTTCCGGATTCCAGTCCCGCTGCCACCGTAAACGGCTTAAATGTGGATCCCGGTTCGTAAGTGGTGGTCGTGCAGAAATTCTGCCAGATATCGTTGAGGGCTTCCAGCCGCTCATCATCGGACATCTTTTTGATCTCGCTTTTGGAATAGTAATCCGTCAGGCTCCAGGGATCGTTCAGCGAAAACGACGGATAGGAAGCCATGGCAAGCACTTCCCCGGAATTCGGATCCATCAGAATAACGCCGATATGCTTCGCGGCGTTTGTATGACTGCTGTTGGAAGAATACTTTCTGGCAAACTCCCTGATCTTATCTTCTACAATGGACTGAATATTCACATCAATGGTAGAGACGATGCTCTCTCCGTTGGTGGCCTCTTTGACGGTTGTCTCATAGGTGGAGTCATCGTTCAGATAGCCGTAGGACCTTCCGTCCGTACCATTCAGCGTATCATTGTAATAATCCTCCAGTCCCCCGATTCCTTCATTGCCTGCTGTCGTAAATCCCAGGACAGAGGCAGCCAGCGTATCATAGGGATACTTGCGGATATATTCCTTTTCAAACCATACGCCTTTGATATTTGCTCCGGTTTTCTCATCGTTCTGCAGTTTTTCAAACTTAGACACCTTGGAATAGGCCAGTTTCTTTGCCAGCTTGTAATATTTTGTGGTTTTGTGTTTTTCGATATAGGACTTTACTTTCTCCCTGTCAATACCGAAACACTCTTTCAGGGCGTTCAGCGTGGGATCCAGATAGGTGTCCTTGCTGGTGATGACACTGCAATCCAAAATGACATTGTAGACGTCGGTACTGGTTGCAAGGACCGTGCCCTTGCGGTCTACAATGTCACCTCTGCGGAATGGAATTGTGGTACTGGAGTACTCCTGCTGACTCAGTACAATTTTTTCATAACGGTCTCCGCTGCGCAGCTGTATAAAAGCAACTCTTGCCAGCAAAAACACCATAAGCACAACGATGGCAACAAAAACAAGAAACAGTTTCTTCTTCATACGCTGTGCTAAGTGAAATTTCTTTATTCTTTTTTTTCTTCGGGCCATAAATCTTGCGTCCTGTTCTGATCTTTCCTACGGATTGTCGGATACGCGGGTTCCGTCAGTCAGAAGACTTTTCCAGCTGGGTCATATAATCCTTCTGGTTCACGGAAAAGTACACCACCTGTTTGCTGCTGGGATAGGAAAGTCCCAGTTTTCTGGCTTTTTTCTTTACACTGTTGAGATTAACGGATGTCTGGAGCTGCTTCTCCAGCGCGTCATTGTCCGCTTTCCGGCTGCTGACTTCTTCCTGCAGCGCAGACACCTGCTGCATGCTGGCGGTCACTGCCGTGCGCCTGCTGACAAGGACGGAACATCCCACCACACAGATCAGCACAACAGCCGCAAGAAACAGCAGATAGCTCCGGTTAAACCGCAGCGCATGCTGCTGGTTGCGCCGGGCAATATTCTGCCGGGCGCGGATCTGTTCCTGCTGTCTGCGGGTGCGTCTGGGCGGTTCCGGTTTTTTCTCCGGTACCGGTTCCAGCCTCGGCGCCGCGCTTCCTTCCGTATAAACCATTCGGTATTTTGGTCTGCTCTTCCTGCTGTCAGCCATTGTCCTTCTGCTCCTGTGTGTGATACTTCCTATTATGTAACGACCTGTAACAAATCCATCCTTCTATACGGATGCTTTTTCGAACACCCGCAGTTTCGCGCTTTTGGCGCGCCGGTTCGCTTTCATTTCTTCCTCTCCCGGAAGAATCGGCTTCTTTGTCAGCATCCTTCCCTGGGACACCTTTCCGCATACACATACCGGAAAATCCGGCGGGCATGTGCAGGGGTTCTCGTTTCTGCGGAAATTCTGCTTCACGATCCTGTCCTCCAGCGAATGGAAGGTGATGATGCAAAGCCGTCCGCCCGGTTTCAGCAGCTGAATCATGCCGTCAATGGACTCTTCCAGGACTTCCAGTTCGTGATTCAGTTCAATCCGAATCGCCTGATAGGTCCGTTTCGCGGGATGTCCGCCATGCTCCCTGGCTTTGGCGGGAATCGAACGCCGGATCACCGCATTGAGCTGTCCGGCTGTGACAATCGGCTCTTTTTCTCTCGCCTGCACAATATTCTTCGCAATGGATCTGGCAAAACGTTCTTCCCCGTATTCACGAATGATCCGGCACAATTCGGCCTCGCTGTATCCATTGACAATGTCCCGGGCCGTAAGGCTCTGTCTCTGATCCATGCGCATATCCAAGGGCGCATCCTCTTCCCGGTAGGTAAAGCCCCGGGACTGTTCATCCAGCTGATAGGAAGATACCCCCAGGTCCAGAAGGATTCCG
This genomic window contains:
- the rsmH gene encoding 16S rRNA (cytosine(1402)-N(4))-methyltransferase RsmH, yielding MEFQHKSVLLEECMEWLLTDPDGIYVDGTLGGAGHSYEICRRISERGRLIGIDQDADAIRAATQRLEPFRDKVRIIRSNYHEMGEVLSREGIPAVDGILLDLGVSSYQLDEQSRGFTYREEDAPLDMRMDQRQSLTARDIVNGYSEAELCRIIREYGEERFARSIAKNIVQAREKEPIVTAGQLNAVIRRSIPAKAREHGGHPAKRTYQAIRIELNHELEVLEESIDGMIQLLKPGGRLCIITFHSLEDRIVKQNFRRNENPCTCPPDFPVCVCGKVSQGRMLTKKPILPGEEEMKANRRAKSAKLRVFEKASV
- a CDS encoding penicillin-binding protein 2, whose protein sequence is MKKKLFLVFVAIVVLMVFLLARVAFIQLRSGDRYEKIVLSQQEYSSTTIPFRRGDIVDRKGTVLATSTDVYNVILDCSVITSKDTYLDPTLNALKECFGIDREKVKSYIEKHKTTKYYKLAKKLAYSKVSKFEKLQNDEKTGANIKGVWFEKEYIRKYPYDTLAASVLGFTTAGNEGIGGLEDYYNDTLNGTDGRSYGYLNDDSTYETTVKEATNGESIVSTIDVNIQSIVEDKIREFARKYSSNSSHTNAAKHIGVILMDPNSGEVLAMASYPSFSLNDPWSLTDYYSKSEIKKMSDDERLEALNDIWQNFCTTTTYEPGSTFKPFTVAAGLESGKLTGNETYYCSGVKTISGEQIHCDNRSGHGTETIAHALRDSCNVSLMDIGLTLGAKTFSKYQHVFNFGLKTNIDLPGEARTDSLLYSEQELNKINLATNSFGQNFNVTMVQVISAYCSLVNGGNYYQPHMVSKIEDDKENVVETKDATLLRKTVSESTSKKLISYLQEVTGPKGTGKTAKVKGYSMTGKTGTAEKQPRGRGNYLVSFEGAVPAKNPQVAIYCVVDEPNAADQAHSTYAQGIVKSILKEVLPYMNIQKDEK
- the mraY gene encoding phospho-N-acetylmuramoyl-pentapeptide-transferase, giving the protein MTVQVILPIFIAFFVVLVLGPFVIPALQKLKIGNTEREELKSHQKKMGTPSMGGIMILAGMLVVTLIYAHRYPRILPVMLVALGFGVIGFLDDYLKAVKHDKDGLKAKQKFLLQIIVVVLFLIYLLAAHVSLQLRIPFTAGNMLRLSWVAVPVLFLGILGTVNGVNFTDGLDGLASTVTLPVAAFFLLCSLRFDAGIAPVCAAVIGALLGFLMYNVYPAKVFMGDTGSLALGGFVAASAYMMQMPIYILIVGLIYWIEILSVMIQVTYFKKTGGKRIFRMAPIHHHFELGGWSEVKVVAVFSAATFLLCLLALIRL
- the murD gene encoding UDP-N-acetylmuramoyl-L-alanine--D-glutamate ligase; translated protein: MDFTNRKTMVYGTGISGIAAAKLLLDKGAQVLLFDENKELDTEKVLGQFDGRQPELVTGSLTEEQTAGIQLAVLSPGIPTDLPLVLRLKERGIPVWGEIELGYRCQKGKILAITGTNGKTTTTSLLGEIMKASGADVKVVGNIGIPYTSEVSDSTDDTVTVAEISSFQLETIDQFHPNVAAVLNITPDHLNRHHTMENYIRAKLNIAKNQTAEDVCVLNYEDEILRDRAHALQAKIIWFSSARVLKDGYYLDGDTICCAEQGTVNRIVETTELNILGRHNHENAMAAAAMAHAAGVSFDTIASVLRSFQAVEHRIEYVTEKRGIRFYNDSKGTNPDAAIKGIQAMDRPTLLIAGGYDKQSDYKEWIRSFDGKVKKLVLLGQTAEKIAQEAKELGFTDYVFADSLQEAVDICYQSAENGDTVLLSPACASWGMFPNYEVRGRMFKEMVHALKE
- a CDS encoding putative peptidoglycan glycosyltransferase FtsW, whose protein sequence is MNFLRRLRNPVNNSRFFDYSLLFLIIFLVGFGLVMLYSVSSYEAMSQFHDAAFYLKRQLRSVLIGLVFMLFFSQVRYTFWKRIAKGAYIFSILLCFAVIVAGTSYNNSQRWLNIGGVSFQPSEFAKIAVIVFLASVLCRIPRQISSFRTVLKVLAYLIPVLIPIAATNLSTAIIIAGIAVIMMFVVSPKYSHFLGLIVAGAGAAGIFTLLAGYRSVRIKAWLHPDQYPNDVYQTLQGLYALGSGGLFGKGLGNSIQKMNYVPEAQNDFIFTIITEELGLFGAIGVLLLFGLLIWRFMVIANNARDLFASLMVIGVMGHIALQVILNIAVVTNTIPNTGITLPFISYGGTSVIMLLAEMGLVLGVSRSIPLHTGENAKESAVHYEH